From the genome of Corallococcus macrosporus DSM 14697:
TGCCGTCGACGTGGATGTGGATGCCGGTGGAGGCGTCGGCGCGAGCGCCGGCCTCGCGCGCGGCCCGCACCACCTGCTGTAAGGCGTCGAGGTCCTGGTAGGTGAGGATGGGGGAAACGATTTCGCCGCTGTACTCGCCCCCGCTTAGCGAGCCATCCGGCACCACCTTCCAGGTGCGGCCCTGGGCGTCCGTCACCTGCCAGCCCCGGTAGTCGCTGGAAACCTGCCCGCCCACCGCGCTCTGAATCGCGTGGGCCAGCTTCTGGCGGCTGGCGCCAACCGTCTCAATCTCAATTCCAAACCGGAGCGTCTTCATGGGGTTTGCCTCTCGCATTCGCGCGGGGTTGTGGCACCCGTCGCGAAACACATACACGCTCTTGTGTGCGAATGAAGCAAGTCCGCTTCGACGGCCCGAAGGGTGGTTTTGGATGTGTTTGAGGGGGTTGCGAGAATACGCGGGGTTGCACGCTGGCGCCGGTGGATGGGAGCGGACGGACCGCCCGGATGGGGGGCGGCAGGCGGAATTCCAGTGTGTGTGATTGTCCTGGTGATAGGCCGGGATTGGTGGGGCGTGTGGGCGCGGACTCCCTCCGCCTTGCCCCCTGGTTCAGTCGGAGGAGCCGCCCGCCGGAGCCGGGCCGCTGGACTCCAGGGGCGGCGGGCTTTTGGTTCGGCAAGGAACCCGCGCGGTGCTGCGGCGCGGGTTCCTTGGCCCCTCCGCTCAGCACCGCAGAGTGTCGAGGAGCATCATCCCGCGCATGGCCTCGGCCTCGTCGCCCTCGGCCAACTCCAGGTGGATGCGGCCGTGGGTCGGCGCATCAAGGCACTCGCTCTGGATAATCCACCGCTCGGTGGCGGGTGTTCTCAGCTCCAGGTCGGCTGAATAGGCGTGGAGCGCCGCCCTCAGATGTCGATGGGGGGTGCCTTTGGGTAGGACAACGTCGAGCTGCGGCTGAAGCGTTCCGTACCGACTCTTGGCGAGGATTACGCTCAGGTTGGCGTTCTGGAGGTCAAACACCGTTACCTGAACGATGCGGGGGGAGGGGAGTGGGGTTGCCATGGTGTGCATTCCTGTGGATTGGCGCGGAGCTTTGTTGCCCGTCGCGAAAGGCATACACGCTCTGGTGGGCGGGCGTATCAAGTCCTCTCTGCTGTTTTGGGCGTATGTATTATCCGGGGTTGGGAGGGGACGCTGCTCTGGGGGACGTGTATGGCGGGGAGGTAGAGCATTCGCGCGTCCCTATCGCAGCCCAGCAGCCCCCTTGACTGGGGGCGGCTGCGGCTACGTTGCCTCCTTGGCTATCGGGGTGGACTTCGCGTCCTCCTGTGCGGCTCGAATCTTCATGAGCTTGTCGATGATTTCCGCCTTCCTGGTTTCCTCCAGGTAGGGAAAGCTGTTTCCGGTGTCGATGACGTAACGGCGCAGCTTCTTGACGGTCATTGCTTCCAATTCGCTGCGTGTCTTCATGTTGTTCCTGCAGGTGTGTTGACGCGGGGTTGGGAGTGGCTCGGGTGCGCGCGTTGCGCGCGCGTCCAGGGGAGTGGTTTGGGCAGGGGCAGTGGCTCGCGCTGCCGCCCGCCTAGCCATGTCATCGGAGGGCGCTTTGCAGGACTTGCAGCCCTCGCTCTGCCTCGTCACGAGTTGGCCGAGGGCCACCGACGCCGAGTAACAGCAGGTAGACGCGGCTTCTGAGCCCGTCGTCGAGCACCTCAGATTCAACGAGCCAGTGCTCTTGCGCTGGGGTGCGCAGCTCTACCTGCGTGGCAAGGAGGAGGAGGGCCGCATTGCGTTGCCGCGCGGAGGTGCCCTGCGGGAAGGCAACTTCGACTTCGGGCTGCAGCTCTGCGCCGGAGTCAGGGAGGGCCAGCCTCACTTCCACGCGGGCGCCCGCGAGCGCCTTGCGAAGCGCCACCGACACGAGGGCGTCGGTGGCTTGTTCCTTCGTCGCCATGCTGGGCCTCACTCCTCAGTCTTCGGAGCAAAGTGCGCGGCGGCCTCGGTGGCGCCCATGGCCTTGAGTTCCCGGTAGACCGCCTGCCGGAAGAAGCGAGTCCTGCTCGGCAGGCCCGCGTCGCGCCAGGCCTTGTCCAGGGCCTTGAGGGCCTCGTCTTCGAAGGAGAGCGGGATGACGCGCTTGCCGTCCTCGCGCACCTTCAGCTCGCGCTCGGGACGCGGGCCCACCTTGATTCGCCCGGCCTCCGCCTCCCGAATCTTCCACTTGAGGTAGGGGACGTCTCGGCTACCCGTCGGGCGTCCCACGACTTCGAGGTACTTCGCCTGCAACTCCTCCAGCGACATGGCAGCGAAGCGCCCGCGCCGAGGGGCGGGCTGCGTGCCTGCGGCCGGGGTGGCGGCCGGTGATGCGGGCGCCGGAGGCGCGCTGAGGGCGGCGGCCTTCGCCCGGCGGGAGGGGCTGCGCTGCTTCTTCGCGGCGAGGGACTCCTCGATGCGGCGGATGAGGTACTTCTTGTTGGGGCTGCGCGTCTCCTCGCCCACCACTTCGCGGTAGCGGGCGCGCAGCTCCGTCAGGTTCATGGACTCCAGCTTCTTCGTCTTCGGGGCGGTGGTGCGGGGCATGGTGGTGTTTTCCTTTCCGGGCCGTGGGTACACGTCTGCCGTTCACGAGGGCGGCCCGGCGGCCCTCATGCGCTGGCGCCCCGGTGGGCGGGGCATGGTTGGTGAGAGGAGGCGCTACTTGCTGCGGGCGTTGCTGGCGGCACTCAGGCCGGCCTGATAGGCGGCTTCGAGAGCCTCCTTCAGGCGCCACACTGCCACCTCGTGAAAGTCGAGGCTGTCGCTGCTGCGTGTCTTCAAGGTTTTGATGTTCAGCGTCTCGCGAGCAATGCGCTCAAAGGTTTCTTGGAGGGCCGGGTCGGGCTTCGCGGTGGCTGAGGTGTGTGGCCTGCGGGGTGCCATTGTTTCATCCCTTGGTGCGCCGTTGGGTGGCGCGCGTGAGGCATACACGCTCTGTCTTGCGCGTATGGCAAGTCATTGTGCGCTGGGATTGTTCAGGTGCGCGAAGCACTCCAGGTCGATGGCTCGTGGGTCGACATGCACAAAGCTGGTGCTGCCATCCAAGAGGACAGGCGCCGCGTCGATGCAGTCCTCGGCCGTGACGCCCCGAGGCGCGCCAGCTTCTCGTCCGTGTTCACGTAGTAGTCGTCTGCGTCCGGATTGGCGTCAGGGCGAGTGCCGCCGCGCAACACGGCGAAGATGCGGACCTTCTCCCCCTGGAGGCCGGGGATTTTGTTGCCGAGGTAGATGGTTTCGGTGCCGATAATCATAGGTGTCTCCCTGGCGCGCAGTTGGGTGGCGCGCGAAGACATACACGCTCCATCTTCGAGACATAGCAAGTCGAGGAGCGAGGGATTCCGGCCGCCCGGGGCACGGTGGGCGCGGGAGTGCTCGGTTTCGCTGACAGTGTATGTCTATCGACTGGACGCGTCCGGGGCGCGGGGCTCCTCATCGGGCGACACCTCGATGCGCAAGCCCTGCGGAAACCAGCGCTCGCGAGCCTCCTGCGAAAGGGGCCGCATCAGCACCTTGCCGGCGGTGCCTCTCTTGGGCTTGAGCACCGCGTGCAGGCGCCCGCGCTGGACCAACTCGGCATGGAGGTGGCCGACGAGGAGCCGATGCAGGTGCCCGAAGCTGCCTGGCGCGGGATGCTCCGGTTCACCCTCCGGCGCGCGGATGAGGAACTCGGTGGAGCGGCAGGCGGGACAGGGCGGGAGCTGGACGAGGCCGTCGTCCACGTCCTCGCGACGCGCGACGCCCACCTCCAGGGTGCCAAGGGAGAGGCGATTGCCGCTGCCGCACCGGGCGCAGCGTTGAAGCACGTCTTCGGCAGTGACTTCGTGAATGGCCATGGGCGTCCTTACGCGACAGCGGTGTACGAGCCGAACCAGTACGTTGCGGCGAGGCCTGGGAGGTTTTGGTGGCTGTAGAAGGCGAAGCCGTCTCTGTCGGGCACCATGACGGTGGGGTTGCCGACGAAGCTGCCGCTGGTGGCGTAGGGGGAGAGGGTGATGGAGGAGGGCACGCCAGGAAAGCGACTGCGGAACGTCACCGAGCCTCCCCCGGACAGGTTGTCGTGCGCGGCGGTGTCGCTATTGCTGTACTGGAGGCCGAGCCGGCCCACCTCGCGCACGCTGCCCGCCAGCTCGAAGGAGGTGTTGTTGGCGGTGCTACTCAGGGGGAGTCGCAAGGTGCGCGTCCAGGAGGCGAAGGTGGCGGTGAGGCTGGCGTCGTGGAGGAACTCCACCTCGTTGCGCGAGAGGCGGAAGCCGGCGGCTGCGGCGCCGGTGGTGTCCCGGGCCCAGGCGCTCCCATTCCAGGCGGCGTTGAGGGTGAACCACACCGAGTCGCTGTCGGCGTAGAGGCGCAGCCGCGCGGCGACGCCGCCCGCGCCCTGGGCGTCGAGGAGGAGGACGCGGCCGGAGCCGAGGACGGGCTGGAGGATGGCCTTGTGCTGGCCCGCCGCCGCCTCGTTGCCGCGGAAGTGCCCGCCGCCGAAGGCCGCGAGGACTTCGGCGAGGGCGGACTCGACGGTGCCCGCCGTCAGCAGGTTGCCCGCGTCCGCGACGGAGATGGCGGAGGCTGCGTGGGCCCCCACGGCCTGGGTGACATGTCCGTTGAGGAAGCCCAGCAGCGCGGCCACCTGCTGCCGCAGATTTCCGGCGGCGAGGGCGTGGGGCGTCCCGGCCAGCACGTCTCCTCCGACGCGAGACGCACCAGGGCTTCCGGCCGTCGTCTCTCCGAGGCGGGTGACGACCTCCTGGAGTTGAGCCTGGACGCTGGTGGCGGCAACGTAGCCATGGGGCGAAGCGGCGATGGCGCTGGCGTGGTGGGCCCCGGTAGCCGCGCCCTGGTGGGCGTTGAGGAAGCCCAGCAGCGAGGAGAGCTGCGCGTCCACGGTGCTCGCAGGCAGGAGGTTGGGCGTGCCGGGCACCGCGTCCGCGCCCACGCGGGAGGCGCCCGGTGTGCCGGAGGCGGCCGAGGAGAGCTTGTCCGCGACTTCGTCTACCGCCTCCTGCACAGTGGTGGAGGTGATGAAGCCATGGGGCGCGTAGTCCACGGCACTCGCCTCGTGCCTCCGGGCGGCGCCGGAGAAGTGTCCGGCCAGCTCGGCGTCCACCTCGTCCAACGTCGCCTGCACCGTGTCCGCGCTGGGGCTCAGCACGGCCCATGTGCCGCTTTCCACGGCCACGGAGGTGCCGCGCGCGAAGATGAAGGCTTGGCGGCGCGAGGTGTCCAAGTCCGCGGCGAGAATCTGCGTCTGCCCCGGGCGGCGCCGGACGTCACACAGCAGCAGCTCGTCGGGCTGGAGGGCGGGCTTGGGCGCCTGGCCGACGGGGCCCTCCGGCGCCTGGCGCACCACCAGCTCGAAGGACTCGTCGCGGCGGAAGTACACCTGCTGGGAGTTGCCGTCCGTGCGTGGCTCGGACAGCAGGCGGGTGAAGCGCAGGAAGATGCCCACCCACCGCTCGCTGCCCGAGGTGGAGACGTCGGTGGGGATGCCCGACAAGTCCACTGCGCAGTCCACCGTTTGCCCGGTGCCGAAGAAGATGCGCTGGCCGAGGTTGTCGTAGGCGCGGCCCGGGGCCGTCAAGTCGACGGAGAGGTTGGGCACCGGGGAGTGCGGCGCGGGCACCGCCCCGGAGATGACGCCGTGGACACCCAAGTCCGAGGCGAGGTTTCTGTCTGCCTGCTCCAACTGCGCGAAGGCCAAGTCCAGCTCGGCCTCCGTCACGCGCTGCCTGAAGAAAAAATCCAGCCGGTTACTCATGCCTGCACCCTCCAGAGGAAGGCAAAGGCAGGGCGCGAGAAATCGGGGACATCCCGCAGGGCGTTCAGTGCAGCGTCGTCGTGTCGCCCAGCTCACTGAGCCCCAGCTCCCAGTGCTCCGGGAGAATGGACGGCAGGGGCTCCACGAGGTCCACGAAGTGGGTGTGGGCGAGCTGTGCGGAGGCGCCGGGGGAATGAGCGGCCCCCCCCCCAGCCGTCATTCGTGCCGTAGCGAGGCGTTCAAGGGGTGGGGTGATTTGGACCTGGAGGAGGGACTCGTCGACGCGTTCCTCGCCTCGGCGAAACGGGGGACTGCGTCGGGAAGTCCGAATGGGGCAAGGAGACGAAGAGCCTGGCCGCTGCAGATGGCGCTGGTCTTGCTCGCACTAAGCGAGAATCGCGCTCTGCGCTTCATACGGGACCCAAGTACCATTCGGAAGCATGGACTCTCAGACGGCACTCCGCGAGTTGGAAGCTGAGCTGGACAAGGACGTCAAGGCCTTGCCGCTCCTGAAACTACCATTTCGGACAGTAGTCTCGGCTCTCTACGGCGTTGTGGATAACCGCTTTCATGGGCCACGGACCTCGCCAGAGAGTCGAGAGAACGAAGATGTTGGGTCCGCGATAGTTAATAGACTGTCATATCTGCTCCCGCTGCTTATCGACTGTCCTGTGGAGCCGTTGGGACTTAATTTGGCAAATGCGCTAAGTCCGATCACGCCACAATACCTAGCGGAGCTGGGATTTCTTCTGGCATATGCACACTTCAGTGAGCTGATGCCCGAGGTGCATCGAGGTTACTATTCGGTAAGCGGAGATGTTGCGTCCGGATTTAGGTTGACACACGCAAGTGATAGTTTTCGCTACTATGAGGCCCGAGATATCGCACTCACCGAAATCTCCATGCCGTACTATCTCCGGCCAAGACTGAAATTCGAAGCTCAACTGGTCGACGTCGTGAATCGCTTCGTTAAGCAAAAGTTCAGCCATGCGGGAGACCTCGTCACGACTGTCACGGTTATCGCAAAGCAGCTCTATGAGGAGTTCCGGCTCGGGATTCGTGAAATTCCAATACTGACGGACGAAGGTTGCAACGCGGCATTTGGGGTGTCGCTCGAGAAGTTCAACCGCTTCCGATCAGCCTGGGCGGGCATTAGTGAGCTTTGCCTTCATCTAGCTGATGCATTTGCGCACCGAGCTCGCTCCTCAAGTGGCCGGCGTCAGCGCGAACTGTTCTTTGAAAGCATGGAGTGGACAGCGCCACTGCTTCGGCGGAATTTTCTTGAGGGGCTGGTGCTTGCTCTTACGGGACTCTCCGGAGGCGAGATTGACCATCTAATGCAGTTCTACTCATTCTCCCCTGCGGAGAAGCGTGCAAGACAAGTGGGAGATGGTTTCTTTCCGCCGATTGCTCAGCTCGCCGATTCTCTCCATTTTAATCCAGATGCCCTTCGGTCGATGCTGTCTAGTCGGAACGTGCTGTATGTCTTGAATAGGGCGCATACTCAGGTCTTTGATGAGCAGGTTTCCGGCCATCTTGAGCCGGCCCTCATCGAAATTGCCAAGCGGCCCCTATCCCGCCTTCCGGATGTCTTCCTGGCGCAGGAAATCGACTGGGGTGGAGGCGACATCGACCTCCTTGTGTATAGCGAGAGGGAGAATAGCGCTCTCCACATTCAGGCCAAAGCGGCAATTGCTCCACAAGGTGCACGCATGGTCGCGGCGACTGAAGGCCGAGTAAAGGAGGCTCTTCGTCAACTAAGCGCACTCCGAAAGCTTCCGCCTGCTCAGATTGATGCGATTGTTGAGAAGGCAATCGGTCGCCCTGTTCGTGGCGTGAATTTGGTGGATGTAGTTCTCTGTCGGGCATCGTTCGGTACTGCGAAGATATGGGAACGGCTAGGGTCCGTTGCAGTTGTTAATCCGTCCATTGTGGCAGCAGTTGTGGAGAGGCTTCTTGCTACGTCCAGTTCAAACCCAGTCACGGCATTCGCCGCGACCGTGCAGGAAGTTGCTGACGACATTCAGCGTCGAGCCGCCACGGGCTGGGAGGAAGCTACGATAGAGCTTGGTCGCACAACTCTCACAATGCCGTTGCTCAGGCTGGATTCCAACGTGCTCTGGGTGGAGCGTCAGAAATCGTATGAGCGCCTTATGGGCAAGTGAGGGTGTCTTTGGTTGTTTTTTAGCTCTCGATTGTCTGATGTCCCATCCCATCATGATCTTGTTCACAGGACTCTGTCTCTGCTGCGGTTAGCTGAAGAGGTCCAGCCGGTTGCTCATGCCTGCGCCCTCCAGTGGAGTGCAAAGGCATGGCGCGAAAAATCGGGGACATGCCGCAGGGCCTTCAGTGCAGCGTCGTCGTCTCGCCCAGCTCGCTGAGTCCCAGCTCCCAATGCTCGGGGAGAATGGGCGGCAGGGGCTCCACCAAGTCCACGAAGTGGGTGTGCGCGGGCTTGAGGTACTCGACGAGGGTGCGCAGGCGCTGGCGCTCCGCGGGCGAGAGGAGGCGCTCCACCTCGACGTTGAAGGCGTAGCGGGCGAAGCGCTCCGAGGGCCCCAGCACCCAGTCCACGCCCAGCTCGGACTCGCCCAGCACGAGGGTGTCCGAGGCGAAAGGGGAGATGGCCCGCACCTCGATCCCCAAGAAGAAGCGGATGGCGTTGCGCAGGCCCA
Proteins encoded in this window:
- a CDS encoding DUF2924 domain-containing protein; this encodes MPRTTAPKTKKLESMNLTELRARYREVVGEETRSPNKKYLIRRIEESLAAKKQRSPSRRAKAAALSAPPAPASPAATPAAGTQPAPRRGRFAAMSLEELQAKYLEVVGRPTGSRDVPYLKWKIREAEAGRIKVGPRPERELKVREDGKRVIPLSFEDEALKALDKAWRDAGLPSRTRFFRQAVYRELKAMGATEAAAHFAPKTEE
- a CDS encoding DUF6900 domain-containing protein, translating into MAPRRPHTSATAKPDPALQETFERIARETLNIKTLKTRSSDSLDFHEVAVWRLKEALEAAYQAGLSAASNARSK